One genomic window of Osmia bicornis bicornis chromosome 5, iOsmBic2.1, whole genome shotgun sequence includes the following:
- the LOC114881022 gene encoding histone H3, whose product MARTKQTARKSTGGKAPRKQLATKAARKSAPATGGVKKPHRYRPGTVALREIRRYQKSTELLIRKLPFQRLVREIAQDFKTDLRFQSSAVMALQEASEAYLVGLFEDTNLCAIHAKRVTIMPKDIQLARRIRGERA is encoded by the coding sequence ATGGCTCGTACTAAACAAACTGCTCGTAAATCTACCGGTGGGAAAGCTCCCCGAAAACAGTTAGCTACCAAGGCTGCTCGTAAAAGTGCGCCTGCAACGGGAGGAGTGAAGAAACCTCATCGCTATAGGCCTGGAACTGTAGCACTCAGAGAAATTCGAAGATACCAAAAGAGTACGGAACTCTTAATCCGTAAATTACCTTTCCAACGTCTCGTTCGTGAAATAGCTCAAGACTTCAAAACCGATCTTCGTTTCCAAAGTTCTGCTGTGATGGCTTTGCAAGAAGCCAGCGAAGCTTACCTTGTTGGACTTTTCGAGGACACCAACTTGTGCGCTATTCATGCCAAACGAGTTACAATTATGCCAAAAGACATCCAACTTGCTCGCCGTATTCGTGGAGAAAGAGCTTAA
- the LOC114881026 gene encoding histone H2B, giving the protein MPPKASGKAVKKAGKAQKNISKTDKKKKRRRKESYAIYIYKVLKQVHPDTGISSKAMSIMNSFVNDVFERIAAEASRLAHYNKRSTITSREIQTAVRLLLPGELAKHAVSEGTKAVTKYTSSK; this is encoded by the coding sequence ATGCCTCCTAAAGCGAGTGGAAAGGCTGTGAAGAAAGCTGGCAAAGCACAGAAAAACATCAGCAAGACcgataagaagaaaaagaggaggaggaaaGAAAGCTATGCAATCTACATTTACAAAGTGCTGAAGCAAGTCCATCCTGACACTGGTATTTCCAGCAAGGCGATGAGCATCATGAACAGTTTTGTGAATGATGTCTTTGAGCGGATTGCTGCTGAAGCCTCACGCTTAGCTCATTACAACAAGAGATCGACCATCACATCTCGGGAAATCCAAACGGCCGTCAGACTTTTGTTGCCTGGTGAATTAGCGAAGCATGCTGTTTCTGAAGGCACCAAAGCTGTTACCAAGTACACCAGTTCGAAGTAA
- the LOC114881017 gene encoding histone H4-like yields MSGRGKGGKGLGKGEAKRHRKVLRDNIQGITKPAIRRLARRGGVKRISGLIYEETRGVLKVFLENVIRDAVTYTEHAKRKTVTAMDVVYALKRQGRTLYGFGG; encoded by the coding sequence ATGAGCGGTCGTGGAAAGGGAGGAAAAGGATTGGGAAAAGGAGAAGCAAAGCGACATAGGAAGGTTCTTCGTGATAATATTCAGGGTATCACGAAGCCAGCTATCCGTCGACTTGCCCGCCGTGGCGGTGTAAAACGTATTTCTGGTTTGATCTACGAAGAAACACGTGGTGTTCTCAAAGTTTTCCTTGAGAACGTTATTCGTGACGCGGTCACTTACACCGAACATGCAAAAAGGAAGACTGTTACTGCCATGGATGTGGTTTATGCTTTGAAACGTCAGGGTAGAACCCTTTATGGTTTTGGTGGTTAA
- the LOC114881028 gene encoding histone H4, which yields MTGRGKGGKGLGKGGAKRHRKVLRDNIQGITKPAIRRLARRGGVKRISGLIYEETRGVLKVFLENVIRDAVTYTEHAKRKTVTAMDVVYALKRQGRTLYGFGG from the coding sequence ATGACTGGTCGtggaaaaggaggaaaaggATTGGGAAAGGGAGGAGCAAAACGTCATAGGAAAGTTCTTCGTGATAACATTCAGGGTATTACTAAGCCGGCCATTCGTCGTCTGGCTCGTCGTGGTGGAGTCAAACGTATTTCTGGCTTGATTTACGAAGAAACGCGAGGTGTTCTTAAAGTATTCTTGGAAAACGTTATCCGAGACGCAGTGACTTATACTGAGCATGCTAAAAGGAAAACTGTTACGGCTATGGACGTCGTCTATGCGTTGAAACGGCAAGGAAGAACCCTCTACGGTTTTGGTGGTTAA
- the LOC114881029 gene encoding histone H4 yields MTGRGKGGKGLGKGGAKRHRKVLRDNIQGITKPAIRRLARRGGVKRISGLIYEETRGVLKVFLENVIRDAVTYTEHAKRKTVTAMDVVYALKRQGRTLYGFGG; encoded by the coding sequence ATGACTGGTCGtggaaaaggaggaaaaggATTGGGAAAGGGAGGTGCGAAGCGTCATAGGAAAGTTCTTCGTGATAACATTCAAGGTATCACTAAGCCGGCCATTCGTCGTCTGGCTCGTCGTGGTGGAGTGAAACGTATTTCTGGCTTGATTTACGAAGAAACGCGAGGTGTTCTGAAAGTATTCTTGGAAAACGTTATTCGAGACGCTGTCACTTACACTGAGCATGCTAAAAGGAAAACCGTTACAGCTATGGACGTCGTCTATGCCTTGAAACGGCAAGGAAGAACCCTCTACGGTTTTGGTGGTTAA
- the LOC114881023 gene encoding histone H3, translating to MARTKQTARKSTGGKAPRKQLATKAARKSAPATGGVKKPHRYRPGTVALREIRRYQKSTELLIRKLPFQRLVREIAQDFKTDLRFQSSAVMALQEASEAYLVGLFEDTNLCAIHAKRVTIMPKDIQLARRIRGERA from the coding sequence ATGGCTCGTACTAAGCAAACCGCTCGTAAATCTACCGGTGGAAAGGCTCCACGGAAACAGTTGGCTACCAAAGCTGCTCGTAAAAGTGCGCCTGCAACGGGAGGAGTGAAGAAACCTCATCGCTATAGGCCTGGAACTGTAGCTCTCAGAGAAATTCGAAGATACCAAAAAAGTACGGAACTCTTAATCCGTAAATTACCTTTCCAACGTCTCGTTCGTGAAATAGCTCAAGACTTCAAAACCGATCTTCGTTTTCAAAGTTCTGCTGTGATGGCTTTGCAAGAAGCCAGCGAAGCTTACCTTGTTGGACTTTTCGAGGATACAAACTTGTGTGCTATTCATGCCAAACGAGTTACAATCATGCCAAAGGACATCCAACTTGCTCGCCGTATTCGTGGAGAAAGAGCTTAA
- the LOC114881025 gene encoding histone H2A: MSGRGKGGKAKGKAKSRSNRAGLQFPVGRIHRLLRKGNYAERVGAGAPVYLAAVMEYLAAEVLELAGNAARDNKKTRIIPRHLQLAIRNDEELNKLLSGVTIAQGGVLPNIQAVLLPKKTDKKA; the protein is encoded by the coding sequence ATGTCTGGCCGTGGTAAAGGTGGAAAAGCTAAGGGAAAGGCGAAGTCCCGTTCCAATCGGGCTGGACTCCAATTTCCTGTTGGTCGTATTCATAGACTTCTAAGGAAAGGAAATTACGCGGAACGTGTTGGTGCAGGAGCACCAGTATATTTGGCTGCAGTTATGGAATATCTAGCAGCTGAAGTATTGGAATTGGCTGGCAACGCTGCTCGTGACAACAAGAAGACCAGAATCATCCCTCGTCATCTTCAACTAGCCATACGTAACGACGAAGAACTGAATAAATTACTGTCTGGCGTTACTATCGCTCAAGGTGGTGTATTACCGAACATTCAGGCAGTCCTGTTGCCAAAGAAAACCGACAAGAAGGCGTAA
- the LOC114881024 gene encoding histone H2A-like, with protein sequence MSGRGKGGKAKGKAKSRSSRAGLQFPVGRIHRLLRKGNYAERVGAGAPVYLAAVMEYLAAEVLELAGNAARDNKKTRIIPRHLQLAIRNDEELNKLLSGVTIAQGGVLPNIQAVLLPKKTDKKA encoded by the coding sequence ATGTCTGGTCGTGGCAAAGGTGGAAAAGCTAAGGGAAAGGCAAAGTCTCGTTCCAGTCGGGCTGGACTCCAATTTCCTGTTGGTCGTATTCATAGACTTTTAAGGAAAGGAAATTATGCTGAACGTGTTGGTGCAGGAGCACCAGTATATTTGGCTGCAGTTATGGAATATCTAGCAGCTGAAGTATTGGAATTGGCTGGTAACGCTGCTCGTGACAACAAGAAGACCAGAATCATTCCTCGTCATCTTCAACTGGCCATACGTAATGACGAAGAACTGAATAAATTACTGTCTGGCGTTACTATCGCTCAGGGTGGAGTATTACCGAATATTCAAGCAGTCCTATTGCCAAAAAAAACCGACAAGAAGGCGTAA
- the LOC114881027 gene encoding histone H2B, translated as MPPKASGKAVKKAGKAQKNISKTDKKKKRRRKESYAIYIYKVLKQVHPDTGISSKAMSIMNSFVNDVFERIAAEASRLAHYNKRSTITSREIQTAVRLLLPGELAKHAVSEGTKAVTKYTSSK; from the coding sequence ATGCCTCCTAAAGCAAGTGGAAAGGCTGTGAAGAAAGCTGGCAAAGCTCAGAAGAACATCAGCAAGACcgataagaagaagaagaggaggaggaaagAAAGCTATGCAATCTACATTTACAAAGTGCTGAAGCAAGTCCATCCTGACACTGGTATTTCCAGCAAGGCGATGAGCATCATGAACAGTTTTGTGAATGATGTCTTTGAGCGGATTGCTGCTGAAGCCTCACGCTTAGCTCATTACAACAAGAGATCGACCATCACATCTCGGGAAATCCAAACGGCCGTCAGACTTTTGTTGCCTGGTGAATTAGCGAAGCACGCTGTTTCTGAAGGCACTAAAGCTGTTACCAAGTACACCAGTTCAAAGTAA
- the LOC114881018 gene encoding histone H4-like, with translation MSGRGKGGKGGAKRHRKVLRDNIQGITKPAIRRLTRRGGVKRISGLIYEETRGVLKVFLENVIRDAVTYTEHAKRKTVTAMDVDYVLKRQGRTLYGFSG, from the coding sequence ATGAGCGGTCGTGGAAAGGGAGGAAAAGGAGGGGCAAAGCGTCATAGGAAGGTTCTTCGTGATAACATTCAGGGTATCACGAAGCCAGCTATCCGTCGACTTACCCGCCGTGGCGGTGTAAAACGTATTTCTGGTTTGATCTACGAAGAAACACGCGGTGTTCTCAAAGTTTTCCTTGAGAACGTAATTCGTGACGCCGTCACTTACACTGAACATGCAAAAAGGAAGACTGTTACTGCCATGGATGTGGATTATGTTTTGAAACGTCAGGGTAGAACCCTTTATGGTTTTAGTGGCTAA